CAGCCATGTCAGCAGACGCTCGACGGCGACCATCGGGGGATCAGGAGGTGTCGATGGTGCGCCCGTTCAGGACCACCGTCTGCCCGGCGAGCGTATGGGTGCCGTCCCGCGCGGGCCAGCCGGTGACGGTGAGGCGCGTGCCCGCCCGCAGGGTCTCCTCGGTCAGCCCCAGGGCGAGGGCCTGCGCCGGGCGGGGCCGCAGGTCGATGCGCCACGTCCGCGCCGGGTTCGCGGTCACGAGGTCGAACTCGATGTGCGGGTTGCCGTAGTCGAGCTTCTGGACCGTGCCGGAAACGGTCACGCTCCGGCTGGAGTCGAAGAGCGCCGTGTAGGAGTGGTAGGCGAGGGCGACGGTGGCGGTGGCGGTGGCGGTGGCGGCAAGCAGCAGGGCGGCGGCCAAAGCGTGACGGGGCATGGGTCCCTCCTCGCGGTGGGGCTTTCAGCGCAGCTCGAAGGGGAGGTAAATCTGCTCGGCGCGCAGCTCGTTGGCCTCCGTGCGGTGCGGGTAGCCCACGACCCGCACGGTCAGGCCCGGCCTCAGCATCCCGTCGGGAATCCCCCGGCTCCCCATGCGGGCGGGCGGCGCGAGGATCGCCACCCAGGTGCGGGCCGGGGTGCCCACCTCCAGCCGCACCGTGACGTGCGGGTTCTCGTACCCCACCGCGCGCACGACCCCGGTGAGGTCCAGCGTCCGGTTGGCGTCGTACTCGCTCCAGCCGTGGTGGGCGGAGGCCAGCCCGGCGAGCAGCAGGGAGGCCAGGACGCGGGCGGCCAGTGGCCGAAGAGCGGGGGGCCGGAGGGAACGGCCCACGGGGGGAAGAGGCTGGGCGTCGGACATGGAGACCCTCCTCGCGCCGAACGGCGGTGCCCTGAACTCGAAACGGGGGAAACGACCGAGGCCGCGCTCGTGGGGGCCGCGCTTCCGTCTTCAGCGTACGGCCCGGGCGTGAGAAGTGGGACGTGTGTCCCGGCCTACTGTCGTCCGCCCCTCCTCACGCTGACCCCACAGTTCGCCCCTACCCTCGCGGCAGGAGGAATGCCTATGCGCCCGTTGCCCGTGGCTCTGGTCACGCTGATGCTGGCGGCCTGCTCGCAGCCGACCGACCCGGCGGGGAGTGGGGCCGCCGAGAACTATGATCACGTGGACGGCACGTGGACCTTCCCGCCCACCCTGACCCCGCAGGCCCTGACGGTGGGGGTCAACACCCTGTATTACGAACGTGCCCTGAGCGCCACGAGCGGCTGGGGTCCCATCGAGGTGGACCGCAGCAACGGGGAACGGGCGGCGGGCGACGGCGGGACCCTCACCCTGAACGGCACCGCCCACCCGAGGGGGTTCGGTGTGCATGCGTCCGCCGAGCAGAAGTACGCCCTGACGAGCACGGACGGCTCGGCCTGTACGCGCTTCCGGGCGGCGGTCGGGGTGGACGACGAGGTGGGGGGCCGGGGCAGCGTGGTCTTTCAGGTCTGGGGGGACGGCGAGAAGCTGTTCGACAGCGGCAGGATGACGGGCGCGAGCACCACCCGGCAGATCGACGTGGACGTGAGCGGGCGGGGCACCCTCCGCATGGTCGTGACCGACGGCGGGGACGGCAAGAGCTTCGATCACGCCGACTGGATCGACCCGACCATCACCTGCGCGGCGACGCCCCCGCTCGTGTCGCGGACCGTGACGGTGCCCGCCGGGATGCGCGCCGCCCCCTTCGACCAGACGCGGACCCTGCGGGTGCCGACCGGCTCGCGCATCTCGGTCGTGGCGCGGGTGGGGGCGGCGCGGTTCCTGCTGCCGCTTCCGAACGGCGACCTGCTCGTCTCGCAGCCGTGGGAGGGCCGGGTCGTCCGACTCCAGCCCGGCACCGCGCCGAGTGACCCGAAAGCGGCCTCGGTACTGCTGAGCGGCCTGAAGTCCCCGCATGACCTCGTGCTCTCGACCCAGGGCGGCACGTCGTACCTGTACGTCAGCGAGACCGACCGGGTGCGCCGCTACCCGCTGGTGGGCGGGGTTCCGGACGCGGGAGCGGGACAAACGGTCGTCTCCGGTCTGCCCGACGCCAGCCTGCCCGAGTTGCGGGGCAGCTACGGCCACGCGCTGAAGAACATCGCCATCGACGGCGGCACCCTGTACGTCTCCATCGCCTCGGCGACGAACGCCGACCCCGCCGACCTCGCCGCGACGCCCAA
The sequence above is a segment of the Deinococcus sp. YIM 134068 genome. Coding sequences within it:
- a CDS encoding DUF6152 family protein, which produces MSDAQPLPPVGRSLRPPALRPLAARVLASLLLAGLASAHHGWSEYDANRTLDLTGVVRAVGYENPHVTVRLEVGTPARTWVAILAPPARMGSRGIPDGMLRPGLTVRVVGYPHRTEANELRAEQIYLPFELR
- a CDS encoding DUF6152 family protein, with protein sequence MPRHALAAALLLAATATATATVALAYHSYTALFDSSRSVTVSGTVQKLDYGNPHIEFDLVTANPARTWRIDLRPRPAQALALGLTEETLRAGTRLTVTGWPARDGTHTLAGQTVVLNGRTIDTS
- a CDS encoding NPCBM/NEW2 domain-containing protein — its product is MRPLPVALVTLMLAACSQPTDPAGSGAAENYDHVDGTWTFPPTLTPQALTVGVNTLYYERALSATSGWGPIEVDRSNGERAAGDGGTLTLNGTAHPRGFGVHASAEQKYALTSTDGSACTRFRAAVGVDDEVGGRGSVVFQVWGDGEKLFDSGRMTGASTTRQIDVDVSGRGTLRMVVTDGGDGKSFDHADWIDPTITCAATPPLVSRTVTVPAGMRAAPFDQTRTLRVPTGSRISVVARVGAARFLLPLPNGDLLVSQPWEGRVVRLQPGTAPSDPKAASVLLSGLKSPHDLVLSTQGGTSYLYVSETDRVRRYPLVGGVPDAGAGQTVVSGLPDASLPELRGSYGHALKNIAIDGGTLYVSIASATNADPADLAATPKRGAVYTYDANRLGQTGTGGTLYAQGLRNAEGLAIAPGARDLWVTVNNRDNLAYPFHGDITGDGQDDYGKVVPSYVDNHPPEELIRVRAGGHYGWPFCNPNPDGGFLNMPFDRDVQTNADGSRLNCGTADRVTVGMPAHAAPLGLTFWTGPGVPAAYAGGAVVGQHGSWNRTSFSGHRFVLFPAVGGSLGEGRDLVTGFVTDPVAKTRWGRPVDAAVAPDGGLYLSDDLSGTVYHLSPPTP